The Helianthus annuus cultivar XRQ/B chromosome 16, HanXRQr2.0-SUNRISE, whole genome shotgun sequence genome includes a window with the following:
- the LOC110903672 gene encoding uncharacterized protein LOC110903672: MSDKKKRGAAKCKKMFLDPNNQTVQFNEAGLAIGANASKFISFACLEFRTRIPYYKLVKDIDEQKYFDVWEYIKETWKIPNDNAKETVIQQGKDSMRNFRCTLTNGYARKDKSPFEMYAFMDRSHWVDFVLKVKSKAFKKTSQKAKRSVAKNTDRPHVGRMGFVGLQKFEEDRWNQLLESHLHLHNLEGEDIQRYAISRACYNSVTKLYELPAHLFSNGELTGTLHDMYYKEIEKKKDGTHDKHGNDVVTINLHSRKKKKKSKGAQIVRKEIGAIQKDQDRVAAAAQASSIIRLPKIKSISTCDLLWPFDDSFPDMILGHGQVYPTSVRILDKRPIHDDYVQVHVDDVNQEYKGYPVPPHTMIENEVINMGSTHRKFIQWPRKAIKLLNTITPRKSIAQHQQPAQQSEYYTPAPYDEGLVTFQEELNIGTGFVDLLTNSILIQPTHTEHVSDPKASKFVSNPKARETLPCSKSTEHVSDPKASKSVSDPKARETLPCPKSTDHVSDPKASKVVPNLKASKAESDPKATDDVSDPKVVRIAAILKMAESRPKKIYGFAEQLATLSTKKISVKVTSPSGMYKDDFTEDVEIEETMTLCVNGLLELSVLHWYSMYLYAYGGFKGRDKTAYFNPRMIHFDVCDKYENFVIDHIKDVMDHHKERHYFMAPHLAWGHWSLSVIFHNPSNLKFYGYIIDSKKKGKSPESYIITKLFEKATGENIIWQMVNCPQQKGGWECGYYVMKAMYDIVISCQEKIILHSKEPLTKQQIDNFVEDTLKNFMITLGRE; this comes from the exons ATGTCTGACAAAAAGAAAAGGGGAGCTGCCAAATGCAAGAAGATGTTTCTTGATCCAAATAACCAAACAGTTCAATTCAATGAGGCGGGTTTAGCAATTGGAGCAAATGCATCGAAGTTTATCTCATTCGCttgtttagagtttaggacaagGATTCCTTATTATAAACTAGTTAAAGACATAGATGAACAGAAGTATTTTGATGTATGGGAGTACATTAAG GAAACATGGAAGATACCTAACGATAACGCAAAAGAGACAGTTATTCAACAAGGAAAGGACTCAATGAGAAACTTCCGATGTACACTTACAAATGGTTACGCTCGAAAAGATAAATCTCCTTTTGAAATGTATGCTTTTATGGACAGAAGTCATTGGGTTGATTTTGTTTTAAAAGTAAAATCCAAAGCTTTTAAG AAAACAAGTCAAAAAGCAAAGAGGAGTGTAGCAAAGAACACTGATCGTCCCCATGTAGGTCGAATGGGATTTGTTGGTTTACAGAAGTTTGAGGAAGATAGATGGAATCAACTTTTAGAAAGCCACCTACACCTACATAACTTGGAAGGTGAAGATATACAACGATATGCTATTAGCAGAGCGTGCTACAATTCTGTCACAAAGTTATATGAACTTCCAGCACACCTATTTTCAAATGGTGAATTGACAGGAACACTTCACGACATG TATTATAAAGAGATagagaagaagaaagatggtacacATGATAAACATGGAAATGATGTAGTTACAATTAACTTGCATTcgagaaagaaaaaaaagaagtCTAAGGGGGCACAAAtagtaagaaaagagattggcGCTATACAAAAAGATCAAGATCGTGTTGCTGCAGCGGCTCAAGCGAGCTCGATTATTCGACTACCAAAAATTAAG TCGATAAGTACTTGTGATCTTCTATGGCCATTCGATGACTCCTTCCCGGATATGATATTAGGACATGGACAGGTTTATCCTACTTCTGTTAGGATTTTAGATAAAAGGCCGATACATGACGACTATGTGCAAGTCCATGTAGATGATGTAAACCAGGAATATAAAGGTTATCCTGTCCCGCCACACACAATGATTGAAAATGAAGTAATTAATATGGGCAGTACACATAGAAAATTTATTCAGTGGCCTAGAAAAGCAATCAAG CTTCTAAATACTATTACTCCACGAAAATCCATTGCCCAACATCAGCAACCGGCCCAACAATCTGAGTATTATACGCCCGCACCG TATGATGAAGGACTAGTGACATTTCAAGAAGAGCTAAACATTGGCACGGGATTTGTGGATTTG TTGACTAACTCAATTCTGATACAACCAACTCATACTGAGCATGTCTCGGATCCTAAAGCTTCTAAGTTTGTTTCTAATCCTAAGGCTCGTGAGACTTTGCCTTGTTCTAAATCTACAGAGCATGTCTCTGATCCTAAAGCTTCTAAGTCTGTTTCTGATCCTAAGGCTCGTGAGACTTTGCCTTGTCCTAAATCTACAGATCATGTCTCTGATCCTAAAGCTTCCAAGGTTGTTCCTAATTTAAAAGCTTCCAAGGCTGAGTCCGATCCTAAAGCAACTGATGATGTTTCCGATCCTAAGGTTGTGAGAATAGCTGCAATTTTGAAAATGGCAGAGTCAAGGCCTAAAAAAATATATGGTTTTGCGGAACAGTTGGCGACTTTATCTACCAAAAAGATCTCAGTAAAAGTCACTTCCCCCAGTGGGATGTACAAGGATGATTTTACAGAGGATGTTGAAATAGAGGAGACGATGACGTTATGTGTCAATGGTTTATTGGAACTAAGTGTTTTGCATTGGTATTCCAT gtaTTTATATGCATATGGGGGATTTAAAGGTCGTGATAAAACTGCATATTTTAATCCACGAATGATCCATTTTGATGTCTGCGATAAGTATGAAAACTTTGTCATCGATCATATTAAAGATGTGATGGATCATCATAAAGAAAGGCACTATTTTATGGCACCGCATCTAGCCTG GGGTCATTGGTCGTTAAGTGTGATTTTTCACAATCCCAGCAATCTCAAGTTCTACGGATACATTATTGACTCCAAGAAAAAAGGAAAGAGTCCTGAGAGTTACATCATTACTAAATTATTTGAAAAGGCTACGGGAGAGAACATTATATGGCAAATGGTTAAT TGCCCTCAACAAAAGGGTGGCTGGGAATGTGGATATTATGTCATGAAGGCCATGTATGATATTGTGATTAGTTGCCAAGAAAAAATT ATTCTCCATAGCAAAGAGCCCCTCACTAAACAACAAATTGACAATTTTGTAGAAGATACATTGAAGAACTTTATGATAACTTTGGGAAGAGAATGA
- the LOC110907351 gene encoding uncharacterized protein LOC110907351 encodes MTCPMGLEVKRIHACPNDCILYINEFEKSHTCVRCLASRYKREKESDEYDDDVTKNGPPAKLLWYFPIVPRLKRLFANAKESKLLRWHSDERKNDGKLRHVADSPQWRNIDYKFPDFGEEIRNIRFGLSSDGMNPFRTMSSCRSTWPVLLCIYNLPPWLCMKRKYIMMSLLIQGPKQPGNDIDVYLSPLIDEMKTLWSTGVNVYDAYKKENFTLRAMIFCTISDFPAYGNLSGYSTKGKRACPICEDETRSIWLNNCKKTVYMGHRRFLPNNHRYRRQTKEFDGTIELGRVRRDFDAYSRVKDINTVLGKRNRAKNGKKNRAEKRKRNRAAKGKRNGAEKTSIWKKRSIFWDLPYWKCLEVRHCLDVMHIEKNVCDSLLGLLLNIPGKTKDGINVRKDMEEMGIRKELAPIERGNRIYLPPACYTMSNSEKIKFCECLHAIKVPSSYSANIKSLVSMKDCKLLGMKSHDCHVLMTHMIPIAIRGLLPENIRHTITKLCLFFNNIHSKVIDAEVLDGWQKDIIITLCELEMYFPPSFFDIMVHLVSHIVQEIKACGPVFLRYMYPFERYMGYLKGFVRNYNRPEGSIVEGYISAEAAGFCTGYLEGVKSIGVPKTRHSGRLTGLGVAGEQLITPGYENLELAHFVVLQHMTCFASYIEEHMEILRLSHLNKTEKWYKTKHNEQFSEWMKNKVAETCGQPNADKTVEKLGKGPDFRVKSYQVYDINGYTFHTKKQDDKSATQNSGVTLIASTTEFDRENHDRRIAIDSYYGVIEEIWELIYDDIIIPLFKCKWVKNSTGVKVDEYGFTLVDLTTDAYKSEPFILANQATQVFYVNDLSKPRYHIVLQGKRRILGVDNVDDEEEYNQFDEQPPFSVGIQSINNSSTEGTTYLRSDHDDGIYVK; translated from the exons ATGACGTGTCCAATGGGATTAGAAGTTAAAAGAATACATGCGTGTCCGAATGATTGCATATTATATATAAATGAGTTTGAAAAAAGTCATACATGTGTTAGATGTTTGGCATCGAGGTACAAGCGGGAAAAGGAAAGTGAtgaatatgatgatgatgtgaCAAAAAATGGACCACCAGCTAAATTATTGTGGTATTTTCCTATCGTACCAAGACTAAAACGTTTATTTGCTAACGCTAAAGAATCAAAATTATTGCGTTGGCATTCTGATGAGCGTAAAAATGATGGAAAGTTAAGACATGTGGCGGATTCACCCCAGTGGAGAAATATTGATTATAAATTTCCAGATTTTGGTGAAGAGATTAGAAATATACGATTTGGTCTTAGTTCAGACGGGATGAATCCTTTTAGAACCATGAGTAGTTGTCGTAGTACTTGGCCAGTTCTTCTATGCATCTACAATCTTCCGCCATGGTTATGCATGAAACGAAAATACATAATGATGTCATTGTTAATTCAGGGTCCAAAACAACCTGGTAATGATATTGATGTTTATTTATCTCCTTTGATTGATGAAATGAAAACACTATGGAGTACCGGTGTAAACGTTTATGATGCTTATAAAAAGGAGAACTTTACGCTGAGAGCCATGATTTTTTGCACTATAAGTGATTTTCCTGCATACGGCAATTTGTCAGGGTATAGCACGAAAGGTAAACGAGCTTGTCCTATATGTGAAGACGAAACACGTTCAATATGGTTAAACAATTGCAAAAAAACAGTATATATGGGACATCGACGATTTCTTCCGAATAATCATCGTTATCGAAGACAAACGAAAGAGTTTGATGGAACGATAGAGCTTGGAAGGGTTAGGAGAGATTTTGATGCATATTCACGAGTTAAAGATATAAATACCGTGTTGGGAAAAAGAAATCGTGCTAAGAACGGAAAAAAAAATCGTGCtgagaagagaaaaagaaatcgTGCTGCGAAGGGAAAAAGAAATGGTGCTGAGAAAACAAGCATTTGGAAAAAGAGGTCAATTTTTTGGGATTTACCTTACTGGAAATGTTTGGAAGTTCGACATTGCCTAGACGTTATGCATATTGAAAAAAATGTATGTGATAgcttgttgggattattattAAACATTCCCGGAAAAACTAAAGATGGTATTAACGTCCGTAAGGACATGGAAGAAATGGGGATACGTAAAGAGCTTGCCCCTATTGAGAGAGGCAATCGTATCTATCTGCCACCTGCATGTTATACTATGTCTAATTCAgaaaaaataaagttttgtgaATGTTTGCACGCTATTAAGGTCCCATCTAGCTATTCTGCAAACATTAAAAGCTTGGTGTCAATGAAAGACTGTAAACTGCTTGGAATGAAGTCTCATGACTGTCATGTTTTAATGACACATATGATCCCAATTGCAATTCGTGGATTGTTGCCAGAGAACATCCGACATACAATTACaaagctttgtttgttttttaacaacATTCACTCAAAGGTTATTGATGCCGAAGTCTTGGATGGATGGCAAAAGGATATTATCATTACCCTTTGTGAACTAGAGATGTATTTTCCACCATCCTTTTTTGATATAATGGTTCACCTAGTATCTCATATCGTACAAGAGATTAAGGCTTGTGGTCCTGTATTCCTGCGATACATGTACCCTTTTGAAAGATATATGGGTTACTTAAAAGGTTTTGTAAGAAATTATAATCGACCTGAGGGCAGTATTGTTGAAGGATATATTTCTGCAGAGGCGGCTGGGTTCTGTACAG GTTATTTGGAAGGTGTCAAAAGTATTGGTGTTCCTAAAACTCGTCATTCGGGTCGACTTACAGGTTTAGGAGTAGCTGGAGAGCAACTAATAACTCCAGGATATGAGAATCTAGAACTTGCACATTTTGTTGTTCTACAACATATGACATGCTTTGCTTCGTATATTGAGGAACACATGGAAATATTACGGTTGTCACATTTGAACAAGACAGAGAAATGGTATAAAACGAAACATAACGAGCAGTTTTCTGAATGGATGAAGAACAAGGTGGCAGAAACTTGCGGTCAACCGAATGCTGATAAAACCGTGGAGAAGTTAGGGAAGGGGCCTGATTTTAGAGTAAAATCATACCAAGTGTATGATATTAACGGGTATACATTTCACACTAAAAAGCAAGATGACAAAAGTGCAACGCAAAATAGCGGAGTTACATTGATAGCCTCAACTACAGAATTCGATAGAGAGAACCATGATAGAAGAATCGCCATAGACTCTTATTACGGTGTCATAGAAGAAATTTGGGAGTTAATATATGATGATATCATTATACCTTTGTTCAAATGTAAGTGGGTCAAGAATAGTACAGGTGTTAAAGTTGACGAATATGGTTTTACTCTTGTCGACCTTACAACGGATGCGTATAAATCAGAACCATTCATTCTCGCAAATCAAGCCACACAAGTTTTTTATGTCAATGACCTGAGCAAACCAAGATATCACATAGTATTGCAAGGTAAACGACGTATTCTTGGTGTTGATAATGTTGACGACGAGGAAGAATACAACCAGTTTGACGAGCAACCACCATTTTCTGTCGGCATTCAATCAATAAACAACTCTTCAACTGAAGGCACCACATACTTACGATCTGACCATGACGATGGAATATATGTTAAATAA
- the LOC110903671 gene encoding uncharacterized protein LOC110903671 gives MSDKKKRGAAKCKKMFLDPNNQTIEFNEAGLAIGANASKFISFACLEFRTRIPYYKLVKDIDEQKYVDVWEYIKETWKIPNDNAKETVIQQGKDSMRNFRCTLTNGYARKDKSPFEMYAFMDRSHWDDFVLKVKSKAFKDTSQKAKKSVAKNTDRPHVGRMGFVGLQKFEEDRWNQLLESYPHLHHLEGEDIKQYAISRACYNSVTKLYELPAHLFSSGELTGTLHDMYDKEMEKKKDGTYDKHGNDVVTEVIGKGHQHGGRLGATITLHSKKKKKKSKGAQIVREKIHAIQKDQYHVTSAAQASSIIQLPEIKSISTCDLLWPFDDSFPNMILGHGQVYPTSDRILDKRPIHDDYVKVRVDDVNQDFKGYPVPPHTMIEDDVIDMGSTHRKFIQWPRKAIKLLNTVSPRQSIAKHQQLAQQSEYYMPALVDDGLMAFQDELNSGTRFMDLLTNSITIQPTDTDDILDPKASKIVSDLKALETLPGPKATKHVSDPKYSKVFSDPKASEAKVVPKAFKVVSDPKATGGVPDPKVIRIAAILKKAKSRPKKIYGFAEQLAALSTETISIKFTSHSGMYKDDFIEIVEVEEMMTLCVNGLLELGVLHWYSMYLYSHGGSKGLNKTAYFNPRIMEFDICDLYEEFVIDHIKEVMDHHNERQFFMAPHLAGGHWSLSVIFHNPKNHKFYGYIIDSKKKGKTPKSYIITELFEKATGESIIWQMVNCPQQKGDWECGYYVMKAMHDIVISCQEKIILHSEEPLTKQQIDRFVEDTLKNFMITMEREQGLEMFESE, from the exons ATGTCTGACAAAAAGAAAAGGGGAGCTGCCAAATGCAAGAAGATGTTTCTTGATCCAAATAACCAAACAATTGAATTCAATGAGGCGGGTTTAGCAATTGGAGCAAATGCATCGAAGTTTATCTCATTCGCTTGTTTAGAATTTAGGACAAGGATTCCTTATTATAAACTAGTTAAAGACATAGACGAACAGAAGTACGTTGATGTATGGGAGTACATTAAG GAAACATGGAAGATACCTAACGATAACGCAAAAGAGACAGTTATTCAACAAGGAAAGGACTCAATGAGAAACTTCCGATGTACACTTACAAATGGTTACGCTCGCAAAGATAAATCTCCTTTTGAAATGTATGCTTTTATGGACAGAAGTCATTGGGATGATTTTGTTTTAAAAGTAAAATCCAAAGCTTTTAAG GACACAAGTCAAAAAGCAAAGAAGAGTGTAGCAAAGAATACTGATCGTCCCCATGTAGGTCGAATGGGATTTGTTGGTTTACAGAAGTTTGAGGAAGATAGATGGAATCAACTTTTAGAAAGCTACCCACACCTACATCACTTGGAAGGTGAAGATATTAAACAATATGCTATTAGCAGAGCGTGCTACAATTCTGTCACAAAGTTATATGAACTTCCAGCACACCTATTTTCAAGTGGTGAATTGACTGGAACACTTCATGACATG TATGATAAAGAGATggagaagaagaaagatggtacatATGATAAACATGGAAATGATGTGGTTACTGAAGTGATCGGTAAGGGACATCAGCACGGAGGGCGTCTTGGTGCTACAATTACCTTGCAttccaaaaagaaaaaaaagaagtcTAAGGGGGCACAAATAGTAAGAGAAAAGATTCACGCTATACAAAAAGATCAGTATCATGTTACTTCGGCGGCTCAAGCAAGCTCTATTATTCAACTACCAGAAATCAAG TCAATCAGTACTTGTGATCTTCTATGGCCATTCGATGACTCCTTCCCGAATATGATCTTAGGACATGGACAGGTTTATCCTACATCTGATAGGATTTTAGATAAAAGGCCGATACACGACGACTATGTGAAAGTCCGTGTAGATGATGTAAACCAGGACTTTAAAGGTTATCCTGTCCCGCCACACACAATGATTGAAGATGACGTAATTGATATGGGAAGTACACATAGAAAATTTATTCAGTGGCCTAGAAAAGCAATTAAG CTTTTAAATACTGTTTCTCCGCGACAATCCATTGCCAAACATCAGCAATTGGCCCAACAATCTGAGTATTATATGCCAGCATTG GTTGATGATGGACTAATGGCATTTCAAGATGAACTAAACTCTGGCACAAGATTTATGGATTTG TTGACTAACTCGATTACGATACAACCGACTGATACCGATGATATTTTGGATCCCAAAGCTTCCAAGATTGtttctgatcttaaggctcttgAGACTTTACCTGGTCCTAAAGCTACAAAGCATGTTTCTGATCCTAAATATTCTAAGGTTTTTTCTGATCCAAAAGCTTCTGAGGCCAAGGTTGTTCCTAAAGCTTTTAAGGTTGTGTCTGATCCTAAAGCAACTGGCGGTGTTCCTGATCCAAAGGTGATTAGAATAGCTGCAATTTTGAAAAAGGCAAAGTCAAGGCCTAAAAAAATATATGGTTTTGCGGAACAGTTGGCGGCTTTATCTACCGAAACGATCTCAATAAAGTTCACTTCACATAGTGGTATGTACAAGGATGATTTTATTGAGATTGTTGAAGTAGAGGAGATGATGACATTATGTGTCAACGGTTTATTGGAACTTGGTGTTTTACATTGGTATTCCAT gtacTTATATTCACATGGAGGTTCTAAAGGTCTTAATAAAACTGCATATTTCAATCCCCGTATAATGGAATTTGATATTTGTGATTTGTATGAAGAATTTGTCATCGATCATATTAAAGAAGTCATGGATCATCACAATGAAAGACAATTTTTTATGGCACCACATCTAGCCGG GGGTCACTGGTCATTAAGTGTGATTTTTCACAATCCCAAAAATCATAAATTCTACGGATACATCATCGACTCAAAGAAAAAAGGAAAGACTCCCAAGAGTTACATCATTACTGAATTATTTGAAAAAGCTACGGGAGAGAGCATTATATGGCAAATGGTTAAT TGCCCTCAACAAAAGGGCGACTGGGAATGCGGATATTATGTCATGAAGGCCATGCATGATATTGTGATTAGTTGCCAAGAAAAAATT ATTCTCCATTCGGAAGAGCCCCTCACTAAACAACAAATTGACCGGTTTGTAGAAGATACATTAAAGAACTTTATGATAACCATGGAAAGGGAACAAGGCTTGGAAATGTTCGAGTCCGAGTGA
- the LOC110907350 gene encoding uncharacterized protein LOC110907350, which produces MTNLAKLEFMALDITGKNYLSWVLDAEIHLNANNLGETIKEGNKASTQDKAKAMIFLRHHIHEALKSEYLTIKDPLVLWTNLKERYDHQKTVILPRARYEWINLRLQDFKSISEYNSAMFRITSQLILCGENITDKEMLEKTFLTFHPSNVILQQQYRERGFTIYSELISCLLVAEQNNELLMKNHETRPVGATPIPEANVATYNGQSESYGRGREKNKKKVGSSSNACYRCGSNNHWSKTCRTAKHLVELYQQSIKDKAKEIETNFTYGVANVDKDHNDATNLDYDDFLIEPTNLDSGDIVADTTQLDACNFPYI; this is translated from the exons ATGACAAATCTTGCAAAGCTTGAATTTATGGCTTTAGATATTACTGGGAAAAACTATTTGTCATGGGTATTGGATGCTGAAATACATTTGAATGCCAATAATCTGGGTGAAACTATTAAAGAAGGAAATAAAGCAAGTACCCAAGATAAGGCAAAAGCCATGATCTTCTTACGCCATCATATTCATGAGGCTTTGAAAAGTGAGTATCTCACTATCAAGGATCCACTTGTCCTTTGGACCAATCTGAAAGAAAGGTATGACCACCAGAAAACGGTAATATTACCGAGAGCTCGTTACGAGTGGATCAATTTAAGGCTGCAAGACTTTAAGTCTATAAGCGAGTACAACTCGGCAATGTTTAGAATCACATCACAATTGATTCTATGTGGTGAAAATATTACTGATAAGGAAATGTTGGAAAAAACATTTTTAACCTTTCACCCCTCGAATGTGATACTGCAACAACAATATCGTGAAAGGGGTTTCACTATATATAGTGAGTTAATATCATGTTTGCTTGTGGCCGAGCAAAACAATGAGCTCTTAATGAAAAATCATGAGACTCGTCCGGTTGGAGCAACCCCAATCCCTGAAGCTAATGTGGCAACATATAATGGCCAAAGTGAAAGTTATGGACGTGGTCGAG aaaaaaataaaaagaaggtGGGATCTTCATCGAATGCATGTTATCGATGTGGAAGTAACAATCATTGGTCGAAGACTTGTCGTACGGCCAAACACTTGGTGGAACTTTATCAACAATCCATCAAAGACAAAGCAAAAGAAATAGAGACAAATTTTACATATGGGGTTGCAAATGTTGATAAAGACCATAATGATGCAACTAATTTGGATTATGATGATTTCCTTATTGAGCCAACTAACTTGGATTCTGGTGATATTGTGGCTGATACAACCCAGTTGGATGCTTGCAATTTTCCTTACATATGA